TGCGGACGGTCCGCTGCTGCGGGCGGCGCGCTGGGCGCTGGAGCTGATCCCCGGCCTGGCCGAGGACTGGATCCACACCCCGCCGGCCGGCACGACGATGGCGTACGTCGGCAGCGTGGACGCCTTCGGGCGGCGGCTGCCGCTGCGGGCGGCGGCGATGCTGCTGCGGGTGCTGCGGGAGACGGACGACCGGGCGGCGCCGCGGCTGGAGCACCTCGTCGCCGCCTGGTGCGACGCCTTCGCGGCACGGTTCCGGGCCCGCTGGGTGCCGTTGGAGCACCAGGTGGAGCACCAGTCCCGGACGGTGCTGGTGGCGGCGCAGCAGGCCCGGGAGCGGATGGGGTGAGGCCTCCGCGCCGCCCGCACGGCACCGCCATCAGCGCCCGAGCCGCACCGCCCCTGCCGCGCCAAGCCGCCCGGCAGCCCCGCTCAGTGCTCCGTGGCGAACACCGCTCCCGTCCGTGCCTCCATGACGCACTTGCTGGAGTACGTCTCCTGGTAGTCGACCGGCCGTCCGTTCCACTGCCCGTGCGCGTGGACGGTCACGGGGGCGAAGATCATCGGGCAGAAGACCTTCTTCTGGGGGATGCGTGCGATGTCGCCGTCGACGGAGGAGAGTTCGGCACACGCCTCGGCCGCGCGCGCGTACCCCAGGGGCATCGGGTCGCACAGCAGCAGCGTGCCGTGCTTGTCGCCGGCCTGGGCGGTCTCGCCGCGGGCGACGGTGAGGTAGAGCCAGTTGTCGGAGAGGGGGAACGTCGCTCGCGTCGCGCTGGGTGCCGCCTGCGCCGGGGCCGCGGTGAGGAGACCGGCACAGGCCAGCAGGGCGCCGGCGGCCGTGGTCAGTCGGGTGATGTACGTCATGACCGAAGCATCGGCACACCGGCCCGGGTTCCACAGTCCCGCTCACCCGATCGGTTGGGCACGCGCGCGTGAGGGTGAGCCCGTTCGGGCACCACCGGCCGGCGCCGCTCAGCTCACGGCGAGCCGGAACGCCATCCTGCCGAAGGCGACCTGGTCACCCTCCCGGACGACGACCGCGCCGATCACACGGCGGCCGTTGACGGTGGTGCCGTTGGTGGAGCCGAGGTCCCTGAGGACCCACAGGCCCGCCTGCCGACGCAGCTCGGCGTGGACACGGGAGACCGTCTCGTGGTTCAGGCGCAGCCCGTTGGCCGGGTCGCGGCCGATGCGCAGCGGGTGGGTGTGCGCGGGGTGCGGCAGCAGCAGCTTGGGCAGCCGCTCGGCCTGCCAGGCCCGGCGCAGCCGTACGGTGAACCCGGAGACGGCCTCGACGGTGCCGAGGACCGCGCGGGAGAAACGGTTCTCGCTGGGCAGGTCGGCGACGAGGGCGGCCAGTTCGTCGGAGCGGCGGGCGGCCAGCGCCAGCTCCATGCGGCGCACGAACGTGTCGTGCGAGAGCCGGCCCATGGCGACGCCGTCACGCAGCACCTGGAGCGCTTTGTCGCGCTCCGCGTCGGACAGCCGCGCGGGGTACGTGGAGAACTCGAAGGACGACGTCACGCTGGCGATTGTCGGGCAGTGAACCCCGGGTGTCCAGAAAACGGGGAATCGGCGCCGATCTGCGGGTACTTCCGCGACACCCGCCGGGAAAGGGCGGATTCGAAAGCGGATTGATCGTCCGGGCGGGCACGATGGGATCGCGGGACATCACGGTGAGCAGGCCATCCATCACAGACGAAGGGGAACCGTCCGTGCAGTTCGAGGTGTGGGCACCGCAGGCAGACCGAGTCACGCTCCATTGCGAGGGCGGCACGCGCGCGTTGACGCGCGATCCCGAGCGCGCGGGCTGGTGGACGGGGGAGGCGAAGGCCGCGGAGGGAGCGCGGTACGGGTTCGCGCTGGACGACGGTCCGGTGCTGCCCGACCCGCGCTCGCGCCGCCAGCCGG
Above is a genomic segment from Streptomyces fodineus containing:
- a CDS encoding subtilase-type protease inhibitor; this encodes MTYITRLTTAAGALLACAGLLTAAPAQAAPSATRATFPLSDNWLYLTVARGETAQAGDKHGTLLLCDPMPLGYARAAEACAELSSVDGDIARIPQKKVFCPMIFAPVTVHAHGQWNGRPVDYQETYSSKCVMEARTGAVFATEH
- a CDS encoding DUF1707 and FHA domain-containing protein codes for the protein MTSSFEFSTYPARLSDAERDKALQVLRDGVAMGRLSHDTFVRRMELALAARRSDELAALVADLPSENRFSRAVLGTVEAVSGFTVRLRRAWQAERLPKLLLPHPAHTHPLRIGRDPANGLRLNHETVSRVHAELRRQAGLWVLRDLGSTNGTTVNGRRVIGAVVVREGDQVAFGRMAFRLAVS